The following are from one region of the Streptococcus sp. 1643 genome:
- the metF gene encoding methylenetetrahydrofolate reductase [NAD(P)H], with translation MSRQTPSLSFEVFPPNPAVGNDKIISALQDMRELTPHFISVTASNNKFNIKETTVRLADFIQNDLAIPTIAHLPAIYLTKEKVAETIVDLDKVGVQKILALRGDIIPDVEPQKDFRYATDLIEFIKEQAPHFDIVGACYPEGHPDSPNQISDIQNLKKKVDAGCSSLVTQLFFDNERFYDFQDKCILAGIDVPIHAGIMPILNRNQALRLLKTCENIHLPRKFKAILDKYEHDPESLRAAGLAYAVDQIVDLVTQDVAGVHLYTMNNAETAKYIHQATHALFNHQSLG, from the coding sequence ATGTCACGCCAAACACCGTCACTTTCATTTGAAGTGTTCCCTCCAAACCCAGCTGTGGGTAATGATAAGATTATTTCAGCTCTTCAAGATATGCGGGAGCTGACACCGCACTTTATCAGTGTGACCGCCAGCAATAATAAATTTAATATCAAGGAAACAACGGTTCGTTTGGCTGACTTTATCCAGAATGACTTGGCGATTCCAACGATTGCCCACTTGCCAGCTATCTATCTGACCAAGGAAAAGGTTGCTGAAACCATTGTCGACTTGGATAAGGTTGGGGTGCAGAAAATCTTGGCTCTTCGTGGGGATATTATTCCAGACGTGGAACCACAAAAGGATTTTCGCTACGCCACTGATTTGATTGAGTTTATCAAGGAGCAAGCCCCTCACTTTGATATTGTTGGTGCTTGTTATCCAGAAGGGCATCCAGATTCACCAAATCAGATTTCAGATATTCAAAATCTTAAGAAGAAAGTAGATGCAGGATGTTCTAGTCTTGTAACCCAGCTTTTCTTTGACAATGAGCGCTTCTATGATTTCCAAGACAAGTGCATCTTGGCTGGGATTGATGTTCCCATTCATGCAGGGATTATGCCAATTCTGAATCGAAATCAGGCTCTCCGTCTCTTGAAGACTTGTGAGAATATCCATCTTCCACGCAAATTTAAAGCCATCTTAGACAAGTATGAGCATGACCCTGAGTCGCTCAGAGCAGCAGGACTTGCCTATGCAGTGGATCAAATCGTGGACTTGGTAACCCAGGATGTCGCAGGTGTGCATCTCTACACCATGAACAATGCTGAAACAGCAAAATACATCCACCAAGCAACCCATGCCTTGTTTAATCATCAGTCTTTAGGGTAA
- the pnp gene encoding polyribonucleotide nucleotidyltransferase — translation MTKQVFQTTFAGRELIVETGQVAKQANGSVVVRYGESTVLTAAVMSKKMATGDFFPLQVNYEEKMYAAGKFPGGFMKREGRPSTDATLTARLIDRPIRPMFAEGFRNEVQVINTVLSYDENASAPMAAMFGSSLALSISDIPFDGPIAGVQVGYVDGQIIINPSQEQAEQSLLELTVAGTKHAINMVESGAKELSEEIMLEALLKGHEAVKELIAFQEEIVAAVGKEKAEVELLHVDADLQAEIIAAYNSDLQKAVQVEEKLAREAATQAVKDQVTAVYEEKYADHEEFDRIMRDVAEILEQMEHAEVRRLITEDKVRPDGRKVDEIRPLEAVVDFLPRVHGSGLFTRGQTQALSVLTLAPMGETQIIDGLDPEYKKRFMHHYNFPQYSVGETGRYGAPGRREIGHGALGERALAQVLPSLEEFPYAIRLVAEVLESNGSSSQASICAGTLALMAGGVPIKAPVAGIAMGLISDGNNYTVLTDIQGLEDHFGDMDFKVAGTRDGITALQMDIKIQGITAEILTEALAQAKKARFEILDVIEATIPEVRPELAPTAPKIDTIKIDVDKIKIVIGKGGETIDKIIAETGVKIDIDEEGNVSIYSSDQDAINRTKEIIAGLVREAKVDEVYHAKVVRIEKFGAFVNLFDKTDALVHISEMAWTRTNNVEDLVAIGDEVDVKVIKIDEKGRVDASMKALLPRPPKPERDEKGEKSERPHRPRHHKDHKPKKEFTETPKDSE, via the coding sequence ATGACAAAACAAGTGTTTCAAACGACTTTTGCGGGTCGTGAGTTAATCGTAGAGACTGGTCAGGTTGCTAAGCAAGCAAATGGCTCTGTTGTCGTGCGTTACGGTGAGTCAACTGTCTTGACTGCTGCCGTTATGTCTAAAAAAATGGCAACTGGGGATTTCTTCCCACTTCAAGTCAACTACGAAGAAAAAATGTATGCGGCTGGGAAGTTTCCTGGTGGCTTTATGAAACGTGAAGGACGTCCTTCAACTGATGCGACCTTGACAGCGCGTTTGATTGACCGTCCAATCCGTCCGATGTTTGCGGAAGGTTTCCGTAATGAAGTGCAAGTGATCAACACGGTCCTTTCTTACGATGAAAATGCCTCTGCACCAATGGCAGCCATGTTTGGTTCATCCCTGGCATTGTCTATCTCAGATATTCCATTTGACGGACCAATCGCTGGGGTACAAGTAGGTTATGTAGACGGCCAAATCATCATCAACCCTAGTCAAGAACAAGCAGAGCAATCGCTTCTTGAATTGACAGTAGCTGGTACCAAGCACGCTATCAACATGGTTGAGTCTGGTGCCAAAGAATTGTCAGAAGAAATTATGTTGGAAGCCCTTCTTAAAGGGCACGAAGCAGTCAAAGAATTGATTGCCTTCCAAGAAGAAATCGTTGCTGCAGTTGGTAAGGAAAAAGCAGAAGTGGAACTGCTTCATGTGGATGCTGACTTGCAAGCTGAAATCATCGCAGCCTACAACAGTGACCTCCAAAAAGCGGTTCAAGTAGAAGAAAAATTGGCTCGTGAAGCTGCAACTCAAGCTGTTAAAGACCAAGTCACTGCTGTTTACGAAGAAAAATATGCGGACCACGAAGAATTTGACCGTATCATGCGTGATGTGGCTGAAATCTTGGAACAAATGGAACACGCTGAAGTGCGCCGTTTGATCACAGAAGACAAGGTTCGTCCTGATGGTCGTAAGGTCGATGAAATCCGTCCTTTGGAAGCGGTTGTTGACTTCCTTCCTCGTGTGCACGGTTCCGGTCTCTTCACTCGTGGACAAACTCAAGCCCTTTCAGTTTTGACCTTGGCGCCGATGGGAGAAACTCAAATCATCGATGGTTTGGATCCAGAGTACAAGAAACGCTTTATGCACCACTATAACTTCCCACAATACTCTGTAGGGGAAACAGGTCGTTACGGTGCGCCTGGTCGTCGTGAAATTGGTCACGGTGCTCTTGGTGAGCGTGCTCTTGCGCAAGTTTTGCCAAGCTTGGAAGAATTTCCATACGCAATCCGCTTGGTAGCAGAAGTCTTAGAATCAAACGGTTCATCTTCTCAAGCCTCTATCTGTGCGGGAACGCTTGCCCTTATGGCTGGTGGTGTGCCAATCAAGGCACCAGTAGCTGGTATTGCCATGGGTCTTATCTCAGATGGAAATAACTATACAGTATTGACAGATATCCAAGGTTTGGAAGACCACTTTGGAGACATGGACTTTAAGGTTGCCGGAACTCGTGACGGGATTACAGCCCTTCAAATGGATATCAAGATCCAAGGAATTACTGCAGAAATCTTGACTGAGGCTCTTGCTCAAGCCAAGAAAGCTCGTTTTGAAATCCTTGATGTGATTGAAGCAACGATTCCAGAAGTTCGTCCAGAATTGGCTCCAACTGCACCGAAAATTGATACCATCAAGATTGATGTGGACAAGATTAAGATTGTCATCGGTAAAGGTGGAGAAACCATTGATAAGATTATCGCTGAAACAGGCGTTAAGATTGATATCGACGAAGAAGGTAATGTTTCTATCTACTCTAGCGACCAAGATGCCATTAACCGTACCAAAGAAATCATCGCTGGCTTGGTTCGTGAAGCCAAAGTGGATGAAGTTTACCATGCTAAAGTTGTTCGTATCGAGAAATTTGGTGCCTTTGTCAACCTCTTTGATAAGACAGATGCACTTGTGCACATTTCTGAAATGGCTTGGACGCGTACTAATAATGTCGAGGACTTGGTGGCTATTGGAGACGAAGTCGATGTCAAAGTTATCAAGATTGATGAAAAAGGACGTGTTGATGCTTCTATGAAAGCTCTTCTTCCTCGTCCACCAAAACCAGAGCGTGATGAAAAAGGTGAAAAGTCTGAGCGACCTCACCGTCCACGTCATCACAAGGATCACAAACCTAAGAAAGAATTTACAGAAACACCAAAAGATTCAGAATAA
- the cysE gene encoding serine O-acetyltransferase, translating into MGWWRETIDIVKENDPAARNSLEVLLTYPGVKALAAHRLSHFLWKHGFKLLARMHSQFWRFWTQIEIHPGAQIESGVFIDHGSGLVIGETAIVEKGVLLYHGVTLGGTGKDIGKRHPTVRKGALISAHAQVIGPVEIGENAKVGAAAVVVADVPSDVTVVGIPAKIVRVHGQKDEPTIHEVEEKREYYVNKLEQAREASHRSSGL; encoded by the coding sequence ATGGGATGGTGGCGCGAAACCATTGATATCGTAAAAGAAAATGATCCAGCGGCACGCAACAGTTTGGAAGTTTTGCTGACCTATCCGGGTGTCAAAGCCTTGGCTGCCCACCGTCTCTCGCATTTTCTCTGGAAACATGGCTTTAAGCTTTTAGCTCGTATGCACAGCCAGTTTTGGCGTTTTTGGACGCAGATAGAGATTCACCCTGGTGCTCAGATAGAATCAGGTGTTTTTATCGACCATGGTTCAGGCCTGGTGATTGGAGAGACAGCGATTGTTGAAAAAGGCGTTCTTCTCTATCACGGAGTGACTCTTGGTGGGACAGGGAAGGATATTGGCAAACGTCATCCGACTGTGCGTAAAGGAGCTCTCATATCGGCCCATGCCCAAGTCATCGGACCGGTAGAAATCGGTGAAAATGCCAAAGTCGGTGCCGCTGCGGTTGTTGTGGCAGACGTACCTAGTGATGTGACAGTTGTCGGAATTCCTGCTAAAATTGTCCGTGTTCATGGACAGAAGGATGAACCAACGATCCACGAAGTCGAAGAAAAACGGGAGTACTATGTCAATAAACTAGAGCAGGCTAGAGAAGCCAGTCACAGATCGTCGGGGTTGTAG
- a CDS encoding nucleoside phosphorylase codes for MLLEEFENVPAVIEPTDRSIRGGGEICDTIILSFNGEIVERVKQFVDVYEGGYLTNLNGRFPWYIYEKDGSKVAVAIATIGAPMVVGLLEELKARGFKNFIVLGSCGVLDQSIQADKIILPSSALRDEGTSYHYAPASDEIAYDETLLLTMEEALNKSGIEHIRTKAWTTDAFYREAADKVKRRLAAGAQVVDMEASAIMAWSQFRKSKVYQFFYTADYVDHHNRAWDARHEERTADAMTFFTIALIIAKELER; via the coding sequence ATGCTATTAGAAGAATTCGAAAATGTACCTGCGGTTATCGAACCAACTGATCGAAGTATTCGTGGTGGTGGAGAAATCTGTGACACGATTATTTTATCTTTTAATGGAGAAATCGTTGAACGAGTAAAGCAGTTTGTAGATGTTTATGAAGGTGGCTATCTAACCAATCTAAATGGTAGATTTCCATGGTATATCTATGAAAAAGATGGGAGTAAGGTAGCAGTTGCTATAGCTACGATTGGAGCCCCGATGGTTGTTGGACTCTTAGAAGAACTCAAAGCAAGAGGATTTAAGAACTTTATTGTGTTGGGTTCTTGCGGAGTTCTAGATCAGTCTATTCAGGCAGATAAGATTATCCTACCAAGTTCAGCTCTACGTGATGAAGGTACAAGTTACCATTACGCTCCTGCTAGTGATGAGATAGCTTATGATGAAACTCTACTCTTAACCATGGAAGAAGCTTTGAACAAATCTGGTATTGAGCACATTCGAACAAAGGCTTGGACCACAGATGCTTTCTATCGTGAAGCAGCCGATAAGGTCAAGCGTCGCTTGGCTGCTGGAGCTCAAGTGGTGGACATGGAAGCTTCAGCTATCATGGCTTGGAGTCAATTTCGCAAGAGTAAAGTCTATCAGTTCTTCTACACAGCTGACTATGTGGATCATCATAACCGAGCCTGGGATGCCCGTCATGAAGAGCGGACAGCTGATGCCATGACTTTTTTCACTATCGCTTTGATAATAGCCAAGGAACTAGAAAGGTAA
- a CDS encoding YbgA family protein translates to MNNNNQRALCQQLWARNKYLVLSHSSNIYNEIRQYLKNEVVEVSHVQELIDRACQIPEHRGQVCNAFQHIWGYFKKKATDVERKDYMLLLDRYRFGQASKEDLIAKTRDLLDRYPNTYLQHSTLLKGDSHETLA, encoded by the coding sequence ATGAATAATAACAACCAACGTGCCCTTTGCCAACAACTCTGGGCTAGAAACAAATACCTCGTTTTGAGCCATTCCAGCAATATTTATAATGAGATTCGCCAATATCTCAAGAATGAAGTGGTGGAGGTCAGCCATGTTCAAGAACTGATTGACCGTGCTTGCCAAATTCCTGAGCATAGGGGTCAGGTTTGCAATGCCTTTCAGCATATTTGGGGCTATTTCAAAAAGAAAGCGACAGATGTTGAGCGCAAAGACTATATGCTCTTGCTGGATCGCTACCGCTTTGGTCAGGCTTCTAAGGAAGACTTGATTGCTAAGACTCGAGACTTGCTTGATCGCTATCCAAATACCTACTTGCAACATTCGACTTTACTGAAAGGAGACTCCCATGAGACTTTGGCATGA
- the metE gene encoding 5-methyltetrahydropteroyltriglutamate--homocysteine S-methyltransferase has translation MSTTIIGFPRLGEFRELKFTTEKYFRKEISEEELLAAAKDLRAKHWNIVKEKGITEIPSNDFSHYDNFLDAAFLFNVVPASVQNLELSDLERYFALGRGYQGEKGDVRALPMKKWFNTNYHYIVPKFEKDTQVKLAGHKIFDEFQEAKELGLNTRPVLVGPFTFLQLSDFEEGVKAEDFVDSLVAAYQEVFAKLAELGAARIQLDEAALVKDLTAEEKALFLNLYNKLLADKKGLEVLLQTYFGDVRDVYADLVKLPIDAIGLDFVEGKKTLELVKGGFPADKTLYAGIVNGKNIWRNNYEKSLAVLEQIPAENIVLTSSCSLLHVPFTTANEEFEPAILNHFAFAVEKLDEIRDLDAIRDGQGEEALAANKELFATERVGENVELRARIAGLTDADYTRLPAFAEREAIQEEAFKLPALPTTTIGSFPQTKEVRAKRLAYRKGELSQEEYDAFLAETIDEWIKWQEEVGFDVLVHGEFERNDMVEYFGQNLSGYLFSKNGWVQSYGMRGVKPPIIWGDVTRLNPITVKWSSYAQSRTDKPVKGMLTGPVTILNWSFPREDISIKDSTLQIALAIKDEVLDLEAAGVKIIQIDEAALREKLPLRRSDWYEDYLDWAIPAFRLVHSTVAPDTQIHTHMCYSEFTDIIPAIDNMDADVISFEASRSNLEILDELKAKNFQTEVGPGVYDIHSPRVPNEGEIDHTIDAILAKVPSKKVWINPDCGLKTRGIPETKESLIRLVEAAKAAREKL, from the coding sequence ATGTCAACTACGATCATCGGTTTCCCTCGTTTGGGTGAATTCCGCGAATTAAAATTTACAACTGAAAAATATTTTAGAAAAGAAATCTCAGAAGAAGAACTCCTTGCAGCAGCAAAAGACTTGCGTGCAAAACACTGGAACATCGTCAAAGAAAAAGGCATCACTGAAATTCCATCAAATGACTTTTCTCACTATGACAACTTCCTGGATGCTGCTTTCCTTTTCAACGTAGTTCCTGCATCAGTACAAAACTTAGAATTATCTGATCTTGAACGTTACTTTGCTTTGGGACGTGGTTACCAAGGAGAAAAAGGGGACGTTCGTGCCCTTCCGATGAAGAAATGGTTCAACACCAACTACCACTACATCGTTCCTAAGTTTGAAAAAGATACTCAAGTAAAATTGGCTGGTCACAAGATCTTTGATGAGTTCCAAGAAGCAAAAGAACTTGGATTGAACACTCGTCCAGTCCTTGTAGGACCATTCACTTTCCTTCAATTATCAGACTTTGAAGAAGGCGTGAAAGCAGAAGACTTCGTAGACAGCTTAGTGGCTGCATACCAAGAAGTTTTTGCTAAATTGGCTGAACTTGGTGCGGCTCGTATTCAATTGGACGAAGCGGCTCTTGTCAAAGATTTGACAGCTGAAGAAAAAGCTCTCTTCTTGAACCTCTACAACAAACTCTTGGCTGACAAGAAAGGTCTTGAAGTCTTGCTTCAAACTTACTTCGGTGACGTTCGTGACGTTTACGCTGACCTTGTGAAATTGCCAATTGACGCCATCGGTTTGGACTTCGTTGAGGGTAAGAAAACTCTTGAACTTGTGAAAGGTGGCTTCCCAGCTGACAAGACTCTCTATGCAGGTATTGTTAACGGTAAGAACATCTGGCGCAACAACTACGAAAAAAGCTTGGCTGTTCTTGAGCAAATCCCAGCTGAAAACATTGTCTTGACAAGCTCATGCTCCCTTCTTCATGTGCCATTTACAACTGCTAATGAAGAATTTGAACCAGCTATCTTGAATCACTTTGCCTTTGCAGTTGAAAAATTGGATGAGATCCGTGATTTGGATGCTATCCGCGACGGTCAAGGTGAAGAAGCACTTGCTGCTAACAAAGAACTCTTTGCGACTGAACGTGTGGGTGAAAATGTAGAACTTCGTGCGCGCATCGCTGGATTGACAGACGCAGACTACACTCGTTTGCCAGCTTTTGCAGAACGTGAAGCCATCCAAGAAGAAGCTTTCAAACTTCCAGCACTTCCAACAACAACCATCGGTTCATTCCCTCAAACTAAGGAAGTCCGTGCTAAACGTTTGGCTTACCGTAAAGGTGAATTGTCACAAGAAGAATACGATGCTTTCCTTGCTGAAACTATCGACGAATGGATCAAATGGCAAGAAGAAGTTGGATTTGACGTGCTTGTACACGGTGAGTTCGAGCGTAACGACATGGTTGAGTACTTCGGTCAAAACTTGTCAGGTTACCTCTTCTCTAAGAATGGATGGGTACAATCATACGGTATGCGTGGGGTGAAACCACCAATCATCTGGGGTGACGTCACTCGTCTCAACCCAATCACTGTCAAATGGTCTAGCTACGCACAAAGCCGTACTGACAAACCTGTTAAAGGTATGTTAACTGGACCGGTTACCATCCTCAACTGGTCATTCCCACGTGAAGACATCTCTATCAAGGATTCTACTCTTCAAATCGCTCTTGCTATTAAGGATGAAGTTCTTGACCTTGAAGCTGCAGGCGTGAAGATTATCCAAATCGATGAGGCTGCTCTTCGTGAGAAATTGCCACTCCGTCGTAGCGACTGGTACGAAGACTACCTTGACTGGGCTATTCCAGCCTTCCGCTTGGTACACTCTACAGTTGCACCAGATACTCAAATCCACACCCACATGTGTTACTCAGAATTTACAGATATCATCCCAGCTATCGACAACATGGATGCGGACGTTATTTCCTTTGAAGCAAGCCGTTCAAACCTTGAAATCTTGGACGAACTCAAAGCGAAAAACTTCCAAACAGAAGTGGGACCTGGGGTTTACGATATCCACTCACCTCGTGTGCCAAATGAAGGCGAAATCGACCACACAATCGATGCTATTCTTGCTAAAGTTCCAAGCAAGAAAGTTTGGATCAACCCTGACTGTGGTTTGAAAACACGTGGTATTCCAGAAACAAAAGAAAGCTTGATCCGCCTTGTCGAAGCAGCAAAAGCTGCGCGTGAGAAATTGTAA
- a CDS encoding GNAT family N-acetyltransferase — MIQARNKLSQEELSEAKKLINCCQAYDGTYRDPYLSNMLNFDPNMPAFFLYYEKGELVGLLTVYADDQDVEVTMLVHPDHRRQGIARALFTSFERETASFPIRSVTFQTERIFLENYPDFVSNWGLVEDEDTETWLGKDRRPYPLEKHSNLEVLLADSSYQDQISQLKFQAFSEEHESREVVDRYVAEALKDSESRLYILLKDGQVIGTCTIDLSSDTNYFYGLAISELERGKGYGSYLAKSLVNQLIEQNDKEFQIAVEDSNVGAKRLYEKIGFVKQTQVVYLNEKE, encoded by the coding sequence ATGATTCAAGCAAGAAACAAGTTAAGCCAAGAGGAGTTATCTGAGGCGAAAAAACTAATTAACTGTTGCCAAGCCTATGACGGTACCTACCGTGATCCCTATCTTTCTAACATGCTTAATTTTGACCCAAACATGCCCGCCTTTTTCCTTTATTATGAAAAAGGCGAACTTGTTGGTTTATTAACTGTCTATGCAGATGACCAAGATGTGGAAGTGACGATGCTGGTTCATCCAGATCATCGCCGTCAGGGGATTGCGCGTGCATTGTTTACTAGTTTTGAGAGAGAAACAGCTTCTTTTCCCATTAGGTCAGTCACTTTTCAGACAGAACGTATTTTTTTAGAGAATTATCCTGATTTTGTCAGCAACTGGGGATTGGTCGAGGACGAGGATACAGAAACCTGGTTAGGTAAGGATAGAAGGCCTTATCCGTTAGAAAAGCATTCCAATCTTGAAGTTTTGTTAGCAGATAGTTCGTATCAAGATCAAATTAGTCAGTTAAAATTTCAGGCATTTTCAGAGGAACATGAATCGAGAGAAGTTGTGGATAGATATGTCGCTGAAGCTCTGAAGGATTCAGAAAGTCGCCTATATATTTTATTAAAAGACGGTCAGGTTATTGGAACTTGCACGATTGATTTATCGAGCGATACGAATTACTTCTACGGTTTAGCAATATCAGAACTTGAACGTGGCAAAGGCTACGGAAGCTATTTAGCAAAATCCCTTGTCAACCAACTAATTGAGCAAAATGATAAGGAATTTCAGATTGCCGTGGAAGATAGCAACGTAGGTGCCAAGCGCTTGTATGAAAAAATCGGCTTTGTCAAACAGACACAGGTAGTTTATCTGAATGAGAAAGAGTAG
- a CDS encoding TIGR02328 family protein — protein sequence MRLWHEALISQLPRPQLLGQHRECCALRGNGWGRKHATVDYVFTHSPYRLYAYHDLIMEEMADRGYNVSPEWLDKNYRGKTCPPYQDLPEEKLTSPIYSEHDTGYYEECLDNLRDKGIDL from the coding sequence ATGAGACTTTGGCATGAGGCTTTGATTTCGCAACTTCCTCGTCCTCAACTTTTGGGGCAACATCGAGAGTGCTGCGCCCTACGTGGCAATGGCTGGGGCAGAAAGCATGCGACGGTGGACTATGTCTTTACTCACTCGCCCTATCGTCTCTATGCCTATCATGACTTGATCATGGAGGAGATGGCTGACCGTGGCTACAATGTCAGTCCAGAGTGGCTGGATAAGAACTACCGTGGCAAGACCTGCCCTCCTTATCAAGACTTACCCGAGGAGAAGCTAACCAGTCCCATCTATAGTGAGCATGATACAGGATACTATGAGGAGTGCTTAGATAATCTCCGAGACAAGGGGATAGACCTATAG